The region TTTTTTGGAAATTTTTATAAAATGTCTTTAGAAGATTTTGAGTGGGGTGTAGATTATTTAATAGAAAATGAAGAAACGTTATATAATTCATTAACTAAAGATTTATATTTTTTAGGATTAGTGTTAGAGCGTAAGTACAGATTGTTAAGATTAACATATACAGTTTTTATGGTAGGTATTGTATTATCGGCTTTATCGTTTATTTTAAGCTATCATTTTTTAGTAACCGTTAAATAATAATTAAATATGGAACAATTAATAACAGGACCATTTAAACCTATAATTTCGTTTCGATATTTAAAATCGACCTTTGAAAAGCTTTTAAGTTCTAAAAATCCTATGGAGCAGTTTATGGCTAAAGAAGGTATTAAAATTTTAGATGCAAACCCAGAACTGGTTACAGGTACTAGTGCTATAGATGTATTTTATAGTTATAAAGAAGAGGTCGATAAAATAATGGCATTTTTATTTCCGCCTGCCTTAGCAGACAACGAAATTAAAGCCGCTTTATTTCCATATTCTAACGCCTATTTTTATGTCTCTAAACGATTTAAAAGTATTATAGACGAAACCTCGTCTGATGTAAATCAAGTGCTGCGAAAACTGTATAAAGACAACGACGACTCTATAGATCTTAATCCCTATGCTATAATTTTAAATAAATATTACCAATTTAATGTCGATTTTGAGCGCCCTAAACAAATTCAATTGGTAGATGGCACCGGTGTTACAAGAACATACAGAATTACGTTTAATGCCGATTTTTTAAATATTTATCCCAATGAAAATGCAGTAGAAATTACTTCTGAAATTTTAGACGAACTCTTAGAAAATGCTCAAGATAAAAGTGTTTGGGATCTTTATTTTCCTGAAGATTCTTGGACGGTTGAAGGTTTTGGAATTATTAGTATGATTGATACAACCTTAGACGAAAAGATAGACGACTTTAAAGCGCATCTTATTAAAGGAAACTCCAATAATTCTAAACCAATTATAGAAGATTTACGTAAAATATTCAATATAAGTGATCTGGAAATTGGTAATTATATCGTAGAAGGTGATCAATTAATTCGCCCAATAGGTGAGGGCAAACATACTTTTACATTACATGACGATGGTCAACAAGTGTCATGCCAATCTTATGCTTGTAAATATGTTTACGATACTTTATTTGTAAATCACGAGCCTGTTGTATTATCTAATGTTCTTAATTATAGTAAAAAGTCTCCAGGAAATAGTTTAAGTCGTACTTTATTAGAGAAAGGTTTTAAAAGTGCAATCTTATTACCTATTGTTATTGATGGCGAATTAAAGTTTATAGTAGAATTGGTTGCTCATAAAGTAAATCAATTAAATCATATTAATAAAGTTAAGCTAGACACTATAATGCCTTTTATCTTAAGTCATTCTAAACGGTCTATTGCAGAGTATGACAATGAAATTAGTGCCATCATTCAAAATCAATGCACATCCATTCACCCAGCAGTGGAGTGGCGTTTTGTAGAAGAAGCACATCGATTTATTCAAGAACGCGATGCAGGGTTTTCGCCTAATTTTAATGAGATTAAGTTCGAGAATGTCCTGCCTTTATTTGGACAAATAGATATTGTAGGGTCTTCTGTTGCTAGAAATAAAGCCATACAAAGCGATTTAAATATGGCTTTAACGTTAAGTAAAAACATTTTAAGAGAGCGAATTGAAGATAAAAACTATCCGTTTTACGAACAACTTATTTATAAAATAGATAAACAGATTTATGAATTAGAATCTGATTTTAATAATAACACAGAACAAGAAATTAATTTGTTTTTTGAAAAAGATATTTATCCACTTTTCAGACATTTTAAAGCTGCTGGACCTAAAAACGATAAAATAGATGATTTTATAAATACATTAAACGAAAATAAACATTCGTTTTATGTGGCAAGAAAAGCTTACGATGATACAATTAATAACATCAATAAATCTTTATCTGTATTTATAGAAAAGAAGCAAGTAAAGGCTCAAGAAATCTATCCTCATTACTTTGAAAAGTTTAAAACCGATGGGATTGAACATAATATGTATGTAGGGCAATCCATATCACAAAACACAGCTTATCACGAATCTGTGCTTTTTAATTTAAGATTATGGCAATTGCAAGTTATGTGCGAAATGGAAGCTTTATATTATGCCAATCAACACAATTTTCCTGTAAAGTTAGATGTTACATCTTTAGTTTTGGTTTACGATGTACCACTTACTATCCGTTATCGTATAGACGAGAAACAATTTGATGTAGATGGTGCTTATAATGTACGTTACGAAATGATTAAAAAACGTATAGATAAAGCATTAATTAAAGGAACAACCGAACGTATTACTCAACCTCATAAATTAACTGTTGTATATTCTACAAATAACATTGAACGTGAATATTTAAGTTATTTTGAGTTCCTGAAGTCAAAAAATTATATAGGAGATAAAATTGAAATTTTAGAAGTAGAAGAGCTTCAAGGAGCAAATGGTATTAAAGCCATAAGAGCAGATATTAATCCAAAATTAGAGCAAGCCAATACATTGTTTTCCATGGCAGATTTGGAAGCTTCGCTTTAATAGGAATATGAGTTTATGAATAAATTTTTACTTTTTATTATAGTATTTACTAGTTTAAGTAGCTGTGCAACATACGAGTCTGGACATGCTGTACAAGATGGTGGTGCCTTACAAGATATTAATGCAGAAACTGTAAATGTGTTTTTAATAGGAGATGCCGGAAAACCAGATCAAGGAAAGGCACCAAAGGCTTTAGTAGAAATGCAGAAGCAATTTACACATGCGGGTAAAGAAGACTTGTTGTTTTTTTTAGGAGACAATATTTACCCCAAAGGATTTCCAGATAAAGATCAAAAAGGCCATAAGGCCGCTAAAGAAGCTCTGGAACTTCAACTAGAAGTAGCCAAAACGTTTCCGGGTTCTGTATACGTAATTCCAGGAAATCATGATTGGTATAGCGGGATAAAAGGACTTAAACGCCAAGAGAAATTAGTAGAAGATGTGTTGGGTAAAAACACATTTAAACCTGAAGATGGTTGTGGTATAGACCGTATAAATATTAGTGACGATCTGGTTTTAATTCTGGTAGATTCTGAATGGTACATTACAAATTGGGACAAACAGCCTACAATTAATGATGATTGTGAGATAAAAACTAGAGCACAGTTTTTAGATGAATTTAGAAGTGAAATTAAAAAAGCAAGAGGGAAAACGACATTAGTTGCTATACATCATCCCATGTTTAGTAATGGGCCACATGGCGGACAATATACTTTTGCAGACCATATGAAACCCTTACCTATTATAGGAACTTTAAAGAATATTATAAGAAACACGACAGGGATATCTAATGCAGATATGTCTAATGCATTTTATAACGATATGCGTAAACAGTTAATTGCTGCAGCGCAACAAAACGATCGTGTTATCTTTTTATCAGGGCATGAGCACAGTTTACAGTGTATTCAATTAGACAATTTAACGCAAATTATTAGTGGTTCTGGGGCTAAAACATCAGCAGTTCGAGAACGCAATAACGGACAATTTGGTTTAGGGGCTAACGGTTATGCTGTTTTAAATATTCATAAAAATTTAGCCACAGATGTACAGTTTGTAAAAGCAGAAACACAAGATGTTGTGTTTAGAAAGCATATTCATAATGCATTGCTTCCTCAGGTTACAACTTATCCAAATACGTTTAAAGACTCTATTAGCGCTTCGGTGTTAACACAAGAAGATACTAATAAATCGTCTTTTTATAAAGTGTTATGGGGCGATCGTTTTAGAAACTATTACAGTACTCCGGTGTTAGCAAAAACATTAAATTTAGATACGCTTTATGGCGGTGTGGTGCCAATTAGAAAAGGAGGAGGGACACAATCTAAATCTTTGAGATTAGAAGATCAATCTGGAAAACAATACGTTATGCGTGCTTTAAAAAAAAGTGCCACACAATATATTCAAGCTGCAATGTTTCGCGATCAATACGTTGAGGGGCAATTTAACGATACTGCAGCAGAAGCATTGGTGTCAGATGTCTTTACTGGAGCACACCCATATGCGCCAATTGTTATAGATGTATTGTCTGATGCCGTTGGCGTGTATCATTTAAACCCTAAACTATATTATGTTCCAAAACAAAATGCGTTAAAAGAATTTAATTCTGAATTTGGAGACGAATTATATTTTTTAGAAGAACATGCATCTGAAGGACATATGAATCTTGCAGGAGAAAACTTTACCGGAGACATTATTAGTACCCTTGATGTATTTGAAGAAATACATTCTGATGAAGATGTAATTATAGATCAAGAAAATTACATAAGATCAAGACTGTTTGATATGCTTATTGGCGATTGGGATAGACACCAAGACCAATGGCGCTGGTTAGAATTTAAGGAAAACGGAAAAAAAGTATATAGAGCTTTACCTAGAGACCGCGATCAAGCTTTTTCAAGAATGTCCGAAGGTTTTATGTTAAGTGCGGGTGTGGCTTTAATTCCTGGCGCACGTGTATTAAGAAGTTACGATGAAGACTTAAGAGATGTTAAAGGGGTAAATGCAGAACCTTATCCGTTAGATATCGTATTTATAACCGATGCAGACAAATCTGTTTGGGATACACAAGTAGCCTATATACAAAAGCATATTACAGATGAGGTTATAGATAAAGCTTTTTTAAAGTTCCCTAAAGAAGTACAAGACAAATCTGTGTTAGAAATAAAAGCATTAGTTAAAGCACGTCGTAAAAATCTTAAAGATATCTCAGATCGTTATTACGAGCTCATTAGCAAATATGCTGTTGTAACCGGTACAAATAAAGACGATTATATTTCGGTAAAAGGGTTAGAAAACGGTAATGTAGAGGTGGCTGTTTTGCGTAAAAAAGACGATACGATTAAAGATCGTTTTCATCATAAAATTTATACTCCTAAAGTTACTAAAGAGATCTGGATTTATGGATTAGATGATGATGATACTTTTAACGTTGTACAAAAAAGTAAGCGTATCAAAATTCGATTAATTGGTGGGCAAAACAATGATGATTATACTGTAGAGCATGGGAAGAATATTGTGATTTACGATTATAAATCGAAAAAGAATAATATGCTCAATGCTCAATCGGCTAAAATTAAGCTAACAGACGATTACGATACGCAAGTATACAATTACAAGAAATTTAAAAGTAATACCAACCAATTATTGCCCATTTTAGGAGCTAATCCAGACGATGGATTAAAACTAGGTATTGCAGATACATATACACGATATGGGTTTGAGCGTAATCCGTTTACAAGTCAGCATATCTTTAAAGGCGCATACTATTTTGCAACTAACGGATTTGAATTGTCTTATAGTGGAGAATTTGCTCATGTTGTTGGACACTTAAATCTTAAAGTAGAAGCTGGTTTTCAGAGTCCAAATTATACCCTGAATTTTTTCGGTTTTGGAAATGATACCTCTAATTATGAAGATGATTTAGGAGTGGACTATAATCGTGTAAAAGTTAGAACCTTTGGGATTGCGCCTAGTTTAGTTTGGAATTCTTTACGCGGAAGCATGATAGATTTTGGAATACACTATGAAACCACCGAAGTACACGATTCTAGCAATAGATTTGTTGAAGAAGATAACGGCGAACTCCCAAATTATATATTTGATGAGGTACAATTTGGAGGCATTCATGCTGCGTATCACTTTTCTAATTACGATAATAAAGCCTATCCAACATTGGCATTAAAATTTGATTTAGAAACAGGATATACTCAAAATATAGATTTTAATGGGCGTAGCTATGGTTATCTTATTCCAGAGTTGGCAATTGCACATAAATTAGATCATTCAGGACGTTTAGTGTTGGCTACACGACTGAAGTCTCAGATTAATTTTGGAAATGATTTCGAATTTTATCAAGCAGCAGCTATAGGAGGAGAAGATGGTTTGCGAGGGTTTAGAAACCAACGCTTTACAGGAAAACGGTCTTTTTACCAAAATACAGACGTAAGATATAGTTTAACCAATTTAAAAACACCGTTATTACCTGTAAAAATTGGAATGTATGGTAGTTTTGATTATGGTCGTGTGTGGTTGTCTCAGGATAATTCAGAAAGATGGCATAATTCTTATGGTGGAGGTATATTTGTTAACGGAGCAGAATTACTAACAGCCAATTTAGGAGTGTTTGATTCTGTAGATGGTATACGTGTAGCTTTTGGTTTAGGTTTTGGGTTTTAAAACACAAACTAAGATTTAAGATTTAGAGTTATAAAAAAACCACCTGTAAAAGGTGGTTTTTTTATAAGTTATAATTAATAGGTTTAGTAATTTACATGATCGGTAATTTCTAATCCATATCCAATCATTCCCACACGTTTAGTATGCTCACTATTCGAAATTAATCGCAATTTATGAATACCTAAGTCATGTAAAATTTGAGCGCCTATACCAAAATCTTTATTATCCATGGCAATGCTAGGAGCTTTGGTAACACTGTTTTCTTTTTGTTCTTGTTTAAGTATGGCCAATCTATTAATAATATTCATTGCAGTAGGCTCCTGATTAATAAATATAATCGCACCACATTCGGCATCATTAATCACTTTAAACATACTGTCTAACTTAGCATCTGCATTATTAGTTAAGGTGCCTAAAATATCATTGTTAACCAAGGTGGAGTTAATACGTGTTAATACGGGAGTATCAGATTTCCATTGCCCTTTAGTTAAAGCAATATGTACTTGATTATTGGTTGTTTGCTTATAAGCTCTTAAACGGAATTTTCCAAAGCGTGTTTCTAAGTCAAAATCTTCTTGTTTTTCAATCAAAGAATCATGTTGCATTCTATAGGCTACTAAATCTTCAATAGAAATAATTTTAAGATCAAATTTTTCTGCAACTAATTTTAGTTGAGGTAAGCGTGCCATTGTTCCATCTTCGTTCATGATTTCAACAATCATTCCCGCAGGTTCTAAACCAGCTAATCTGGCTAAATCTATAGCTGCTTCGGTATGTCCGGTACGCCTTAAAACGCCTCCATCCTTAGCAACAAGAGGAAACACGTGTCCTGGTCTTGCTAAATCATACGATTTGGTTTCTGGGTCTACTAAAGCTTGAACAGTGAGTGCGCGATCGGCCGCAGAAATTCCTGTAGAAACGCCTTTTCCACGTAAATCTACAGATACAGTAAATGCTGTTTCCATATGGTCGGTATTGTTAGATACCATCATATGTAAATCTAATGCTTTACAACGACTTTCTGTAAGCGGTGCGCAAATCAATCCACGACCATGAGTGGCCATGAAGTTCACCATCTCTGGTGTTGCTTTAGATGCAGCGGCAACAAAGTCACCTTCGTTTTCGCGGTCTTCATCGTCTACAACAATAATAACTTTACCATTTCTAATATCGTTAATGGCTTCTTTAATTGTATGTAGTTTAAAGGATGAAGATTTTTTTTCTTTTGGTTCTGTCATCATGATGCAAAGATATTGCTTTTAGTTTAAATGTTGTATTGCATTGCGACTTAAGTCTGTTTTGGTTTTATATTTAAAAAAGACATGAGCCACAGGGTAAATTATAAATCCTAAAAGCGTCAACAATATATGAGATTGTTTATTTTTTTGATTTAAATGTTTGTTAAAAGCGATAATACGGAATTGTTGAGCGCTATAATAAACTAGGAATACTAGAAATGAAATTATACTTAATTGAATACATATAGTCGCTAAATCGGGCATTTTATTATTTTTTAAAATGAAAAATAATACGAGTAATACGATGCCTGTTATATTAAATATTAGAGCAATTTTTGAATAGATATTTACCC is a window of Formosa sediminum DNA encoding:
- a CDS encoding metallophosphoesterase, with the protein product MNKFLLFIIVFTSLSSCATYESGHAVQDGGALQDINAETVNVFLIGDAGKPDQGKAPKALVEMQKQFTHAGKEDLLFFLGDNIYPKGFPDKDQKGHKAAKEALELQLEVAKTFPGSVYVIPGNHDWYSGIKGLKRQEKLVEDVLGKNTFKPEDGCGIDRINISDDLVLILVDSEWYITNWDKQPTINDDCEIKTRAQFLDEFRSEIKKARGKTTLVAIHHPMFSNGPHGGQYTFADHMKPLPIIGTLKNIIRNTTGISNADMSNAFYNDMRKQLIAAAQQNDRVIFLSGHEHSLQCIQLDNLTQIISGSGAKTSAVRERNNGQFGLGANGYAVLNIHKNLATDVQFVKAETQDVVFRKHIHNALLPQVTTYPNTFKDSISASVLTQEDTNKSSFYKVLWGDRFRNYYSTPVLAKTLNLDTLYGGVVPIRKGGGTQSKSLRLEDQSGKQYVMRALKKSATQYIQAAMFRDQYVEGQFNDTAAEALVSDVFTGAHPYAPIVIDVLSDAVGVYHLNPKLYYVPKQNALKEFNSEFGDELYFLEEHASEGHMNLAGENFTGDIISTLDVFEEIHSDEDVIIDQENYIRSRLFDMLIGDWDRHQDQWRWLEFKENGKKVYRALPRDRDQAFSRMSEGFMLSAGVALIPGARVLRSYDEDLRDVKGVNAEPYPLDIVFITDADKSVWDTQVAYIQKHITDEVIDKAFLKFPKEVQDKSVLEIKALVKARRKNLKDISDRYYELISKYAVVTGTNKDDYISVKGLENGNVEVAVLRKKDDTIKDRFHHKIYTPKVTKEIWIYGLDDDDTFNVVQKSKRIKIRLIGGQNNDDYTVEHGKNIVIYDYKSKKNNMLNAQSAKIKLTDDYDTQVYNYKKFKSNTNQLLPILGANPDDGLKLGIADTYTRYGFERNPFTSQHIFKGAYYFATNGFELSYSGEFAHVVGHLNLKVEAGFQSPNYTLNFFGFGNDTSNYEDDLGVDYNRVKVRTFGIAPSLVWNSLRGSMIDFGIHYETTEVHDSSNRFVEEDNGELPNYIFDEVQFGGIHAAYHFSNYDNKAYPTLALKFDLETGYTQNIDFNGRSYGYLIPELAIAHKLDHSGRLVLATRLKSQINFGNDFEFYQAAAIGGEDGLRGFRNQRFTGKRSFYQNTDVRYSLTNLKTPLLPVKIGMYGSFDYGRVWLSQDNSERWHNSYGGGIFVNGAELLTANLGVFDSVDGIRVAFGLGFGF
- the ribB gene encoding 3,4-dihydroxy-2-butanone-4-phosphate synthase gives rise to the protein MTEPKEKKSSSFKLHTIKEAINDIRNGKVIIVVDDEDRENEGDFVAAASKATPEMVNFMATHGRGLICAPLTESRCKALDLHMMVSNNTDHMETAFTVSVDLRGKGVSTGISAADRALTVQALVDPETKSYDLARPGHVFPLVAKDGGVLRRTGHTEAAIDLARLAGLEPAGMIVEIMNEDGTMARLPQLKLVAEKFDLKIISIEDLVAYRMQHDSLIEKQEDFDLETRFGKFRLRAYKQTTNNQVHIALTKGQWKSDTPVLTRINSTLVNNDILGTLTNNADAKLDSMFKVINDAECGAIIFINQEPTAMNIINRLAILKQEQKENSVTKAPSIAMDNKDFGIGAQILHDLGIHKLRLISNSEHTKRVGMIGYGLEITDHVNY